CCTGAAGACCTTCTTGTGCGAGACGGCCTCGATGCGATTCTCGGCCTTGAGCTTGTCCACGATCTTCTTGACTTCCTGCACCCGGTCGCGCGGCGTGATGAGCACGGCGTCGGAGGTCTCGACCACGATGTGGTTCTCAAGTCCAACGGCAGCCAGGAGGCGCGTCTCGGCGTGCAAATAGGAATTGTGCACGTCGCAGAGCACCACATCTCCCCTGGTCACGTTGCCGCTATCGTCCTTGCCCCCGGCCTGCCACAGGGCGTCCCAGGAGCCAAGATCGTTCCAGCCGCAGGACAGCGGGACCATGACACCCCGGTCCGTCTGCTCCATGACCGCGTAATCAACGGAATCCTCGGGGCAGGCGGCAAAGGTTTCCCGGTCCAATCGCAGAAAATCGAGATCCTGTCCGGCAAGCTCAAGAGCCTTGCGGCAGGACACGACGATGGCCGGTGCAAAGCGGTCCAGTTCGGTCAAAACGGCTTTTGCCCGGAACACGAACATGCCGGAGTTCCAGAAATATTGTCCCGAGGCGACATAGCCCTCGGCCGTAGGCAGATCGGGTTTCTCCACGAAACGCTCGATGGCGCGGGCCGTTGAGTCCGGAAGCGCCGGTCCCTGCAGGATATAGCCGTACCCGGTCTCGGGGGCCGAAGGGACGATGCCGAAAGTGACCAGATGATCCGCAGCGGCATGCACGGCGGCCTGACGCACGGCATCGTGGAACCGCTCCGGATCGCCGATGAGGTGATCCGCCGGAAGCACGAGAAGTACGGCCTCGGAATCGGTCTCAAGAGCCTTGAGGGCCGCGATGGCCACGGCCGGTGCAGTGTTTCTGCCGACGGGCTCGAGGATGATCGCTGCCGGGGACACGCCAAGGGCACGCATCTGCTCGGCGATGATGAAACGGTGATCTTCGTTGCAGATGATGATGGGCTGCGCGACTTCGTCCAGGCCGTGCAAGCGCAGCAGCGTGTTCTGGACCAGGGTCCGGTCGTCGACGAGCGGCAGCAGCTGCTTGGGATACAGTTTTCGCGAGAGGGGCCAAAGCCTTGTGCCGGACCCTCCGGCAAGAATGACTGGTATGATCATGTTCTGCTCCAAAAAAAAGAAATGGGGGACATGCGCGCCAAAACCTGGCCTATGTACCTTGGATGATGACAAAATCAAATGGCAATTTCATGGCCCCTTGCCATGCGGGGCGGGGCATGCGCCAACCGCCGACCCCTGCCCGGTTCTGCCCGGCAAGGGGTCTGGATTTATGAAAGTCTTTGCCGTACAGGGAGGGCTAACGCCAACCGCGGCACACAAAGAGGCAGGGTGATGAGCAGACAAGTGATAGATATCTTTCCCGATGAGCTTGAAGAACTCAAAAGCAAGACCAGAG
The Deltaproteobacteria bacterium HGW-Deltaproteobacteria-18 genome window above contains:
- a CDS encoding mannose-1-phosphate guanylyltransferase/mannose-6-phosphate isomerase; this translates as MIIPVILAGGSGTRLWPLSRKLYPKQLLPLVDDRTLVQNTLLRLHGLDEVAQPIIICNEDHRFIIAEQMRALGVSPAAIILEPVGRNTAPAVAIAALKALETDSEAVLLVLPADHLIGDPERFHDAVRQAAVHAAADHLVTFGIVPSAPETGYGYILQGPALPDSTARAIERFVEKPDLPTAEGYVASGQYFWNSGMFVFRAKAVLTELDRFAPAIVVSCRKALELAGQDLDFLRLDRETFAACPEDSVDYAVMEQTDRGVMVPLSCGWNDLGSWDALWQAGGKDDSGNVTRGDVVLCDVHNSYLHAETRLLAAVGLENHIVVETSDAVLITPRDRVQEVKKIVDKLKAENRIEAVSHKKVFRPWGHYESIGDGARYQVKRIAVLPGQVLSLQKHFHRAEHWVVVHGTAVVTRDGEEIMLRENESVYLPLGAVHRLANPGKIPLELIEVQVGSYLGEDDIVRFEDVYGR